From the Chitinolyticbacter meiyuanensis genome, one window contains:
- a CDS encoding S8 family serine peptidase — MVRFTRKAVVLAVLSASAWQAQADEVATTQHRLEDTTDRLIIKYRNQPLLRSQSVADLSASTESIGAARLGVSMRKLRDMHSGARVVKLDRRVKVERLRELARELAADDPNIEYVEADTLNYADATTNDPQLGSLWGFKDNSAGSNVQGAWDITTGKGVVVAVIDTGYRPHRDLVANILPGADLIADATRSNDGDGRDLDAADPGDYGTCDGAQRNSGWHGSHVAGTIAAVGNNGEGVVGVAYGARVVPVRVLGVCGGYTSDIADGMIWAAGGDVPGLARNANPAKVLNLSLGGTGSCGTTYQNAINYARSQGAVVVVSAGNDNVDVSTKRPASCAGVITVAATTSSGARASYSNFGSMVEIAAPGSSVLSTINTGTTSPVADGYGSKSGTSMAAPHVSGVAALMLSVNAKLTPDQIDQILRSTAKPMPVACPEGCGAGLMDARAAVAQAKALAGPTPTPAPTSVPTPTKVPTPTPTKAPTPVAPTPVSSSCYAAWSSSAVYTGGQRVTYNGRNYEAKWWTQSNVPASSIGEGKPWLDLGACGSSVPTATPQPTPTLTPRPTATPTPTPQPTAVPTLTPTPRPTSTPLPTAVPTATPTPVVTPVPSSCNAAWSADAIYIGGDRVTYNGVNYEAKWWTRGENPAQSGQWGVWKVLGNC; from the coding sequence ATGGTCAGGTTTACACGCAAGGCGGTCGTACTGGCCGTGTTATCGGCGAGCGCGTGGCAGGCTCAGGCGGACGAAGTCGCAACGACACAGCACCGCCTTGAAGACACCACCGATCGACTCATCATTAAATATCGCAACCAGCCGTTGCTGCGCAGCCAGAGTGTGGCGGATCTGTCCGCAAGCACCGAATCGATCGGCGCGGCGCGTCTTGGGGTGTCGATGCGCAAGCTGCGCGACATGCACAGTGGCGCGCGCGTGGTGAAGCTCGACCGCCGGGTGAAAGTGGAGCGGCTGCGTGAACTGGCGCGCGAGCTGGCCGCCGACGATCCCAATATCGAGTATGTCGAGGCTGACACGCTCAACTATGCCGATGCCACCACCAATGATCCGCAACTGGGATCGCTGTGGGGCTTCAAGGACAACAGCGCCGGCAGCAATGTGCAGGGCGCCTGGGACATCACCACCGGCAAGGGCGTGGTGGTGGCGGTGATCGACACTGGCTACCGCCCGCATCGTGATCTGGTGGCCAATATCCTGCCCGGTGCTGACCTGATTGCCGATGCGACCCGGTCCAACGATGGCGACGGGCGTGACCTCGATGCTGCCGATCCGGGCGACTACGGCACCTGCGATGGCGCACAGCGCAACAGCGGCTGGCATGGCAGCCACGTGGCCGGCACCATTGCCGCCGTCGGCAACAATGGCGAGGGCGTGGTCGGCGTGGCCTACGGTGCCCGCGTGGTGCCGGTGCGGGTGCTCGGTGTGTGCGGTGGCTATACCTCGGACATCGCTGACGGCATGATCTGGGCCGCCGGTGGCGACGTGCCGGGCCTGGCCCGCAATGCCAACCCGGCCAAGGTGCTGAACCTGAGCCTGGGCGGCACCGGCAGCTGCGGCACCACCTACCAGAATGCGATCAACTATGCGCGCAGCCAAGGCGCCGTGGTCGTGGTTTCGGCCGGCAACGACAATGTCGATGTTAGCACCAAGCGCCCGGCCAGTTGTGCTGGTGTGATCACCGTTGCCGCTACCACCAGCAGTGGCGCGCGCGCCAGCTATTCCAACTTCGGCAGCATGGTGGAAATCGCCGCGCCGGGGTCGTCGGTGCTGTCCACCATCAACACCGGTACCACTTCGCCGGTGGCTGATGGCTACGGCAGCAAGAGCGGTACCAGCATGGCGGCGCCGCATGTATCGGGCGTGGCTGCGCTGATGTTGTCGGTGAACGCCAAGCTGACGCCGGACCAGATCGACCAGATCCTGCGCAGTACCGCCAAGCCGATGCCGGTGGCCTGCCCCGAGGGCTGCGGTGCCGGGCTGATGGATGCACGGGCGGCGGTGGCGCAGGCGAAGGCACTGGCCGGTCCGACCCCGACACCGGCTCCCACCAGCGTACCGACTCCGACCAAGGTGCCGACGCCCACGCCGACCAAGGCCCCGACACCGGTGGCCCCGACGCCGGTCTCGAGCAGCTGCTACGCAGCCTGGAGCAGCAGCGCCGTCTATACCGGCGGCCAGCGCGTGACCTACAACGGCCGCAACTACGAGGCCAAGTGGTGGACGCAGAGCAACGTGCCGGCCAGCAGTATTGGCGAGGGTAAGCCCTGGCTCGACCTGGGCGCCTGCGGCAGCAGCGTGCCGACTGCAACGCCCCAGCCGACACCCACGCTCACGCCGCGCCCCACTGCGACGCCGACGCCGACGCCGCAGCCCACCGCCGTACCGACGCTGACCCCGACACCGCGCCCGACCAGCACCCCGCTGCCAACGGCGGTACCGACTGCCACGCCAACCCCGGTCGTCACCCCGGTGCCAAGCAGTTGCAACGCCGCTTGGAGCGCCGATGCGATCTATATCGGCGGTGATCGCGTCACCTACAATGGCGTGAACTACGAAGCCAAGTGGTGGACCCGTGGCGAAAACCCCGCCCAGTCCGGTCAGTGGGGCGTATGGAAGGTATTGGGCAACTGTTGA
- a CDS encoding S8 family serine peptidase — protein sequence MNKLLLPPLRIGLLTLTMQLAWADEATMPRQTAPDSDRLIIKYRDAVAPTARAAGAEISAQAESTAAAQYGVALSAVRRTHNGARVVKLDKPLRVERLRKLAAQLAAEDPNIEYAEPDLINYPLGSTNDPGNAQLWGFAGTTTGSNVFGAWDIATGQGVTVAVIDTGYRPHRDLQANLLPGADLITQTTYSVDGDGRDADARDPGDYGTCDGRTSNSSWHGTHVAGTIAAVANNSDGVAGVAYNARVVPVRVLGRCGGYTSDITDGMIWAVGGNVTGLAANPNPAKVLNLSLGGSGTCGNTYQNAINYARGRGAVVVVAAGNENRDASLATPANCSGVITVAASDRNGNRSSFSNYGSLVEITAPGSDIYSTIDTGTSTPAGDGYRNMSGTSMATPHVAGVAALMLSVNPGLTPDQVDQILRATAKPLPGACSQGCGAGLMDAQAAVARARDLATPGPTPTPGPTPLPSPGPSPVPTPQPTPSPTSCNQAWREGRSYAANELVTFNGRNYQALVAHTAYTGTNWNPAASPTLWRDIGVCNGSTTPVPPTLQPSPQPSPQPTPLPSPGPSPVPQPSPTPIPSSCYAAWSAAAVYVGGNRVTYNGINYEAKWWTQGDNPAQSGSWGAWRLLGTCQ from the coding sequence ATGAACAAACTCCTGCTTCCCCCATTGCGCATCGGCTTGCTGACGTTGACGATGCAATTGGCCTGGGCCGACGAGGCCACCATGCCACGGCAGACCGCCCCGGATAGCGACCGGCTGATCATCAAATACCGCGATGCGGTGGCGCCCACTGCCCGTGCTGCAGGTGCCGAAATCAGCGCGCAGGCCGAATCCACTGCCGCCGCGCAGTACGGCGTGGCGCTGAGCGCGGTGCGGCGCACCCACAACGGAGCGCGCGTGGTCAAACTCGACAAGCCCCTGCGCGTGGAGCGCTTGCGCAAGCTGGCGGCCCAATTGGCTGCGGAAGATCCGAACATCGAATACGCCGAGCCCGACCTGATCAACTATCCGCTGGGCAGCACCAATGATCCGGGTAACGCCCAGCTGTGGGGCTTTGCCGGTACCACCACCGGCAGCAATGTGTTCGGTGCCTGGGATATCGCGACCGGCCAGGGCGTTACGGTGGCGGTGATCGACACCGGTTACCGGCCGCATCGCGACCTGCAGGCCAACCTGCTGCCTGGTGCAGACCTGATCACCCAGACCACCTACAGCGTCGATGGCGATGGTCGCGATGCCGATGCACGCGATCCGGGCGACTATGGCACTTGCGATGGGCGGACCAGCAACAGCAGCTGGCACGGCACCCACGTGGCCGGCACCATTGCCGCGGTCGCCAACAACAGCGACGGCGTGGCGGGCGTGGCCTACAACGCGCGCGTGGTGCCGGTGCGGGTGCTGGGGCGCTGCGGCGGCTACACCTCGGACATCACCGACGGCATGATCTGGGCCGTGGGTGGCAACGTCACCGGACTCGCGGCCAATCCCAACCCCGCCAAGGTGCTCAACCTGAGTCTCGGCGGCAGCGGCACTTGCGGCAACACCTATCAGAATGCGATCAACTACGCGCGTGGTCGCGGCGCCGTGGTGGTGGTGGCCGCGGGCAATGAGAACCGCGATGCCAGTCTTGCCACACCGGCCAACTGCAGCGGCGTGATCACGGTGGCGGCGAGTGATCGCAACGGCAACCGGTCCAGCTTCAGCAACTACGGCAGCCTGGTCGAGATCACCGCACCGGGCTCGGACATCTATTCGACCATCGATACCGGCACCAGCACGCCGGCTGGCGATGGCTACCGCAACATGAGCGGCACCAGCATGGCCACGCCGCATGTGGCCGGTGTGGCGGCGTTGATGCTGTCGGTGAATCCGGGGCTGACGCCCGATCAGGTCGACCAGATCCTGCGTGCTACTGCCAAGCCGCTGCCCGGCGCGTGCAGCCAGGGTTGCGGTGCCGGCCTGATGGATGCGCAGGCCGCTGTGGCGCGGGCGCGGGATCTGGCCACGCCCGGCCCGACGCCCACGCCGGGGCCGACCCCGCTGCCATCGCCCGGCCCCAGCCCCGTGCCCACTCCGCAGCCGACGCCGTCGCCGACCAGCTGCAACCAGGCTTGGCGGGAAGGGCGCAGCTACGCCGCCAACGAGCTGGTCACCTTCAACGGCCGCAACTACCAGGCGCTGGTGGCGCACACCGCCTACACCGGCACCAACTGGAATCCGGCTGCCAGCCCCACGCTGTGGCGCGACATCGGCGTATGCAACGGCAGCACCACGCCGGTGCCGCCCACGCTGCAACCCAGCCCGCAACCCAGCCCGCAACCGACGCCGCTGCCTTCGCCCGGCCCGAGTCCGGTGCCACAACCGTCGCCGACGCCGATCCCGTCGAGCTGCTACGCGGCGTGGTCCGCTGCAGCTGTCTACGTCGGCGGCAACCGGGTGACGTACAACGGCATCAACTACGAGGCCAAGTGGTGGACACAAGGCGACAATCCGGCCCAATCGGGTAGCTGGGGCGCGTGGCGATTGCTCGGTACCTGCCAGTAA
- a CDS encoding DUF934 domain-containing protein codes for MPKVIIDRQIVDDSWTRVLPAEDGSIAVPEQGRVIVPYQYWLAHRDALAGREVGVCFAPDDEPESLPVDANHFAVIAVDFPAFTDGRGFSIGRLLRERHGYIGELRAVGDVFKDTLNYLWRCGFNAFAVRADKDIADALLGLDDFTEAYQASVAHPDPLFRRRA; via the coding sequence ATGCCTAAGGTCATCATCGATCGGCAGATCGTCGACGACAGCTGGACCCGCGTGCTGCCGGCCGAGGACGGCAGCATTGCCGTGCCGGAGCAGGGCCGCGTGATCGTGCCATATCAATACTGGCTGGCGCACCGCGATGCATTGGCTGGTCGCGAGGTCGGCGTGTGCTTCGCACCGGACGACGAACCGGAATCGCTGCCGGTCGACGCCAACCACTTTGCGGTGATTGCCGTCGATTTTCCGGCCTTTACCGATGGCCGTGGCTTCTCCATCGGCCGGCTCTTGCGTGAGCGCCACGGCTATATCGGCGAACTGCGCGCGGTGGGCGATGTATTCAAGGACACGCTCAATTACCTGTGGCGCTGTGGCTTCAACGCCTTTGCCGTGCGCGCCGACAAGGACATCGCCGATGCGCTGCTGGGCCTCGATGATTTCACCGAGGCCTACCAGGCCAGCGTGGCGCACCCGGACCCGCTGTTCCGCCGCCGCGCCTGA
- a CDS encoding nitrite/sulfite reductase, whose protein sequence is MYQYDPIDQGIVDARVAQFADQTRRYLAGELTEDEFRPLRLQNGLYIQRHAPMLRVAVPYGMLASYQVRKLAHIARTYDRDYGHFTTRQNIQYNWPELKDVPAILGELASVQMHAVQTSGNCVRNTTTDQFAGIAHDEIVDPRPWCEIIRQWSTFHPEFAHLPRKFKIAVNGALEDRAAILVHDIGINIKLNDAGEIGFEVYVGGGLGRTPIVGSLIKPWLEPKHLLSYLDATLRVYNRYGRRDNKYKARIKILVKAMTPEAFGAKVEAEWAHLKDGPTTLTEAEIARVSRFFTAPTYETLPGDDVAFLRQQAENKAFARWVERNVFAHKQPGYAAVTLSLKKTGVPPGDATGAQLDAVADLADRYSFGEVRASHEQNLILADVKQADVYALWEEAKALGFATPNVGLLTDVICCPGGDFCSLANAKSIPIAQAIQERFDDLDYLFDLGEIDLNMSGCMNACGHHHVGNIGILGVDKNGSEWYQVSLGGRQGNGASIGKVIGPSFAQQEMPDVIAKIIDVFVEQREGDERFIEVVDRLGIDPFKTRVYGDKTNKKETVDA, encoded by the coding sequence ATGTACCAGTACGATCCGATCGACCAGGGTATCGTCGACGCTCGCGTCGCCCAGTTTGCCGACCAGACCCGCCGCTACCTCGCCGGCGAGCTCACTGAAGACGAGTTCCGCCCGCTGCGGCTGCAGAATGGCCTCTATATCCAGCGCCACGCGCCGATGCTGCGTGTCGCCGTGCCCTACGGCATGCTGGCGAGCTACCAGGTGCGCAAGCTGGCGCACATCGCCCGTACCTACGACCGCGACTACGGCCACTTCACCACCCGGCAGAACATCCAGTACAACTGGCCCGAGCTGAAGGATGTCCCGGCCATCCTCGGCGAGTTGGCTTCGGTGCAGATGCACGCGGTGCAGACCTCCGGCAACTGCGTGCGCAACACCACCACCGACCAGTTCGCCGGCATCGCCCACGATGAGATTGTCGATCCGCGCCCGTGGTGCGAGATCATCCGCCAGTGGTCGACCTTCCATCCCGAGTTCGCTCACCTGCCGCGCAAGTTCAAGATCGCGGTGAACGGCGCGCTGGAAGATCGCGCCGCCATCCTGGTTCACGACATCGGCATCAACATCAAGCTGAACGATGCCGGCGAAATCGGCTTCGAGGTCTACGTCGGTGGTGGCCTCGGTCGTACGCCCATCGTCGGCAGCCTGATCAAGCCGTGGCTGGAGCCCAAGCATCTGCTGTCCTACCTCGACGCCACGCTGCGGGTCTACAACCGCTACGGCCGTCGTGACAACAAATACAAGGCCCGGATCAAGATCCTGGTGAAGGCAATGACGCCCGAGGCGTTCGGTGCCAAGGTCGAGGCCGAATGGGCACACCTGAAGGATGGCCCGACCACGCTGACCGAGGCCGAGATCGCCCGTGTCAGCCGCTTCTTCACTGCGCCGACCTACGAGACGCTGCCGGGCGATGATGTGGCTTTCCTGCGCCAGCAAGCCGAGAACAAGGCGTTCGCCCGCTGGGTGGAGCGCAATGTGTTCGCGCACAAGCAACCGGGCTATGCCGCGGTGACGCTGTCGCTGAAGAAGACCGGGGTGCCGCCGGGCGATGCCACCGGCGCACAGCTCGACGCCGTGGCCGACCTCGCTGACCGTTACAGCTTCGGCGAGGTGCGTGCCTCGCATGAACAGAACCTGATCCTGGCCGACGTCAAGCAAGCCGACGTCTACGCGCTGTGGGAAGAGGCCAAGGCACTGGGTTTTGCCACGCCGAACGTGGGCCTGCTGACCGACGTGATCTGCTGCCCAGGCGGCGACTTCTGTTCGCTGGCCAACGCCAAGTCGATCCCGATTGCCCAGGCCATCCAGGAACGCTTCGACGACCTCGACTACCTGTTCGACCTCGGCGAGATCGATCTCAACATGTCCGGCTGCATGAATGCCTGTGGTCATCACCATGTCGGCAACATCGGCATCCTCGGCGTCGACAAGAATGGCTCCGAGTGGTATCAGGTCAGCCTCGGTGGCCGGCAGGGCAATGGCGCCTCCATCGGCAAGGTGATTGGCCCATCGTTCGCCCAGCAGGAGATGCCGGACGTGATCGCCAAGATCATCGACGTGTTCGTCGAGCAGCGCGAAGGGGACGAGCGCTTCATTGAGGTGGTCGATCGCCTCGGCATTGATCCGTTCAAGACCCGTGTCTACGGCGACAAGACCAATAAGAAGGAGACCGTCGATGCCTAA
- the pepN gene encoding aminopeptidase N, which yields MTTARQAVQRLAYTPPAFLIDRVDLTFELDESNTKVLNRLVVKRNPAAGDASAPLVLDGEALLLESVKLDGRQLGPHEYELSDTTLTLTGVENDAIVEIVTRVNPAANTSLMGLYVSNGNFFTQCEAEGFRKITYYLDRPDVMAKFTTTIIADKAKWPVLLSNGNRVGEGQLDKNRHWVKWVDPFKKPSYLFALVAGKLVSLADRYTTGSGRAVNVEIYVEPGNVDKCHHAMASAKKAMRWDEERFGLEYDLDTYMIVAVSDFNMGAMENKGLNVFNTKYVLAKPETATDADFDGIESVVAHEYFHNWTGNRVTCRDWFQLSLKEGLTVYRDQEFSSDVGSRAVQRIQNVRSLREYQFAEDAGPQAHPVRPDSYLEINNFYTWTVYEKGSEVVRMYATLLGREGFRRGMDLYFKRHDGQAVTCDDFRAAMADANGVNLSQFALWYSQAGTPVLDVEGVFDAAAQTYTLTVRQSCPATPGQADKQPFHIPLAVALLGRNGQPVPLQLAGETETQDHNRVLQLRSAEERFVFTGISERPVPSLLRDFSAPVRLNYPYTDEELTFLIAHDNDAFARWEAANGYATRLLLDGYAAAQQGEEVQVPAGYIDALGKLLANERLDPALVALMLELPSEQYLFEALNDVDPVLLSRVRTTVLETLARELRGPLLATYQRLNDGAPYRLDADAVAQRSLKNVCLAILAEREGPMVAELLTNQYRRADNMTDRLAALKALTHREHPEAFLDDFAQMWQDDALVMDKWFTLQAVSRREGARSRVEALMSHPAFSLKNPNKVRALIGAFCHQNLLHFHANDGYGYAFAADRIIELDRINPQIAARLAACFNRWTKLEPGRRALMKGELERIAATAGLSSDTFEIASKALQQ from the coding sequence ATGACCACCGCACGCCAAGCTGTCCAGCGTCTCGCCTACACCCCGCCTGCCTTCCTGATCGACCGTGTCGACCTGACTTTCGAGCTCGACGAGAGCAACACCAAGGTGCTCAACCGTCTGGTGGTCAAGCGCAATCCAGCCGCTGGTGACGCATCGGCACCGCTGGTCCTGGACGGCGAAGCGCTGCTGCTGGAATCGGTGAAGCTGGATGGCCGCCAGCTGGGGCCGCACGAATACGAACTGAGCGACACCACGCTCACGCTGACCGGCGTCGAGAACGACGCCATCGTCGAGATCGTCACCCGGGTGAACCCGGCCGCCAATACCAGCCTGATGGGGCTATACGTTTCCAACGGCAACTTCTTCACCCAGTGCGAGGCCGAGGGCTTTCGCAAGATCACCTATTACCTCGACCGGCCGGATGTGATGGCCAAGTTCACCACCACCATCATCGCCGACAAGGCGAAGTGGCCGGTACTGCTGTCCAACGGCAATCGCGTCGGTGAAGGCCAGCTCGACAAGAACCGGCATTGGGTGAAATGGGTCGACCCGTTCAAGAAGCCGTCCTACCTGTTCGCCCTGGTCGCCGGCAAGCTGGTGTCGCTGGCCGATCGCTACACCACCGGCTCTGGCCGCGCGGTGAACGTCGAGATCTACGTCGAGCCCGGCAACGTCGACAAGTGTCACCACGCGATGGCCTCGGCCAAGAAGGCGATGCGCTGGGACGAGGAACGCTTCGGCCTGGAATACGATCTCGATACCTATATGATCGTGGCGGTGTCCGACTTCAACATGGGCGCCATGGAGAACAAGGGCCTCAACGTCTTCAACACCAAGTACGTGCTGGCCAAACCCGAGACCGCCACTGATGCCGACTTCGACGGCATCGAATCGGTGGTGGCGCACGAGTATTTCCATAACTGGACCGGCAACCGCGTCACCTGCCGCGACTGGTTCCAGCTCTCGCTGAAGGAAGGCCTCACCGTCTACCGCGACCAGGAATTCTCCAGCGATGTCGGCAGCCGCGCGGTACAGCGCATCCAGAACGTGCGCAGCCTGCGCGAATACCAGTTCGCCGAGGACGCCGGCCCGCAAGCGCATCCGGTACGCCCCGACAGCTATCTGGAAATCAACAACTTCTACACCTGGACCGTGTACGAGAAGGGCTCGGAAGTGGTGCGCATGTACGCCACGCTGCTGGGCCGCGAGGGCTTTCGCCGTGGCATGGACCTCTACTTCAAGCGCCATGATGGCCAGGCCGTGACCTGCGACGACTTCCGCGCCGCCATGGCCGATGCCAACGGCGTCAACCTGAGCCAGTTCGCGCTGTGGTACAGCCAGGCTGGCACACCGGTGCTTGACGTCGAGGGCGTGTTCGATGCGGCGGCGCAGACCTACACGCTGACAGTGCGCCAGTCCTGCCCCGCCACGCCGGGCCAGGCCGACAAGCAGCCGTTCCACATCCCGCTGGCCGTCGCGCTGCTCGGCCGCAACGGCCAGCCCGTGCCGCTGCAACTCGCTGGTGAAACGGAGACCCAGGATCACAACCGCGTGCTGCAACTGCGCAGCGCCGAGGAGCGCTTCGTCTTCACCGGCATCAGCGAGCGCCCGGTCCCGTCGCTGCTGCGTGATTTCTCGGCGCCGGTGCGGCTGAACTACCCGTATACCGACGAGGAGCTGACCTTCCTGATCGCCCACGACAACGATGCCTTCGCCCGCTGGGAGGCCGCCAACGGCTATGCCACCCGGTTGCTGCTCGATGGCTACGCGGCCGCACAGCAAGGCGAGGAGGTACAGGTGCCGGCCGGCTACATCGATGCACTAGGCAAGCTGCTCGCCAACGAACGGCTCGATCCGGCGCTGGTGGCACTGATGCTGGAGCTGCCGAGCGAGCAATACCTGTTCGAGGCGCTGAACGATGTCGACCCCGTGCTGCTGTCGCGGGTGCGCACCACCGTGCTGGAAACACTCGCCCGCGAGCTGCGCGGCCCGTTGCTCGCCACCTACCAACGGCTGAACGATGGCGCGCCGTACCGGCTCGATGCTGATGCGGTCGCGCAGCGCAGCCTGAAGAATGTCTGCCTCGCCATCCTGGCCGAGCGCGAAGGCCCGATGGTCGCCGAGCTGCTGACCAACCAATATCGCCGCGCCGACAACATGACCGACCGCCTCGCTGCGCTGAAGGCACTGACGCACCGCGAGCATCCCGAAGCCTTCCTCGATGACTTCGCGCAGATGTGGCAGGACGACGCGCTGGTGATGGACAAGTGGTTCACGCTGCAGGCGGTGAGCCGGCGCGAGGGCGCACGCTCGCGCGTCGAGGCACTGATGAGCCACCCCGCGTTCTCGCTGAAGAACCCGAACAAGGTGCGCGCACTGATCGGTGCCTTCTGTCATCAGAACCTGCTGCACTTTCACGCCAATGATGGCTATGGCTACGCCTTCGCTGCTGATCGCATCATCGAGCTCGACCGCATCAACCCGCAGATCGCAGCAAGGCTGGCGGCCTGCTTCAACCGCTGGACCAAGCTGGAACCAGGCCGGCGCGCCTTGATGAAGGGCGAGCTGGAGCGGATCGCCGCCACGGCTGGCCTGTCGTCCGACACCTTCGAGATCGCCAGCAAGGCATTGCAGCAATGA
- a CDS encoding GNAT family N-acetyltransferase has protein sequence MSAKRPELLIAPACADDAPAILALQRLAYRSEAELYNDWNLPPLTQTLAALQAEFESAIVLKAELGGELVGAVRATQIDGEGRIGRLIVHPARQRQGIGSALLLAIETACGAKRFTLFTGSRSEGNLRLYRRHGYTVSHTTALSPAVELVHLEKHRR, from the coding sequence ATGAGCGCGAAGAGGCCGGAGCTGCTGATCGCGCCGGCCTGCGCCGACGATGCCCCGGCCATCTTGGCGCTGCAGCGACTGGCCTACCGTAGCGAGGCCGAGCTCTACAACGACTGGAACCTGCCACCACTGACGCAGACGCTGGCCGCGCTGCAGGCGGAATTCGAATCGGCCATCGTGCTGAAAGCGGAACTGGGCGGCGAACTGGTCGGCGCGGTACGCGCCACGCAGATCGACGGGGAAGGCCGGATCGGCCGGTTGATCGTGCATCCTGCCCGGCAACGCCAGGGCATAGGCTCGGCGCTGCTGCTTGCGATTGAAACCGCGTGTGGGGCCAAGCGCTTCACGCTGTTCACCGGCAGCCGCAGCGAAGGCAATCTGCGGCTATACCGGCGCCATGGCTATACCGTCAGCCACACCACGGCGCTATCGCCGGCCGTGGAACTGGTCCACCTGGAAAAACACCGCAGATAA
- the fliJ gene encoding flagellar export protein FliJ — protein MAKFRFAFLLELAIDEREEAARAMQTAQAAIVSARQKLEQVEIFRGEYRARLMASGQGGITVTQYRDFQQFLGKLDGAATAQQGEITRLEEVYARQKAAWLECEKKVKAFEALKVRHEQEEQKRESRREQKLIDEFNSRPRER, from the coding sequence TTGGCCAAGTTCCGCTTCGCCTTCCTGCTCGAACTCGCGATCGATGAGCGCGAGGAAGCGGCGCGGGCGATGCAGACGGCGCAGGCCGCCATCGTCAGCGCCCGGCAGAAGCTGGAGCAGGTGGAGATCTTCCGCGGCGAGTACCGGGCGCGCCTGATGGCGAGCGGGCAGGGCGGCATCACCGTGACGCAATACCGCGATTTCCAGCAGTTCCTCGGCAAGCTCGACGGTGCCGCAACCGCGCAGCAGGGCGAGATCACCCGGCTCGAGGAGGTCTATGCTCGGCAGAAGGCGGCCTGGCTTGAATGCGAGAAGAAGGTGAAGGCCTTCGAGGCACTCAAGGTGCGGCATGAGCAGGAAGAGCAGAAGCGCGAGTCGCGGCGCGAGCAGAAGCTGATCGACGAATTCAACAGCCGGCCGCGCGAGCGCTGA